The following are encoded together in the Micromonospora lupini genome:
- a CDS encoding AIPR family protein yields the protein MADNEQVLLDQVLVQRQAERSVPIRDDEAFELFAAEQALATRQLSAEEVAEGVIGGSNDGAIDAIYVFVDGMLLSEDSDVLQAGFSSSKLPRGVKLQLWLVQAKRETSFTETAIDKAAAALARLLSLAENEDDLLKLYSSGTVSRTGFFRKALRALATRHPQVEIHFVYATRGRANGQNSINTKVEIKARDLETQLASVISGAKGHVEFLGAAELWRRANTVASYTTELTYQENATSGNSHVALVKLRDYMIFLKDEDGQLRRHIFDWNVRDYQGDVEVNREIRASLEDPEGPEFWWLNNGVTIVCSKATAVGKTYSLDDVQVVNGLQSSHTIFNFLRTASESHPALDRSVLVRILVTGDDLATRDLVIRATNRQTSVPAASLRATDNIQRDIEAYFLGHDWYYDRRKNFYRNSGRSAERIVSISLLAQAVMAMGLSRPDNSRARPSSLLKRDEEYKRIFSKDIPVEIYLWVAQAQKEIDAFLASETAGVSVPERNNYRFHLAMVATAKLVGQPVRSPKQLSRLASAGTPLADADLPATLAFLRGEFAVHERRTGNSLDKIAKGPDFVEHLLGISHDRTTKGPDFVERLLKRFS from the coding sequence GTGGCCGACAACGAACAGGTGCTGCTCGATCAAGTTCTGGTCCAGCGGCAGGCCGAACGATCCGTCCCGATCCGCGACGATGAAGCCTTCGAACTATTCGCAGCGGAACAGGCGCTCGCAACCCGGCAACTATCCGCAGAGGAAGTCGCCGAGGGAGTCATCGGCGGCAGCAACGACGGCGCCATCGACGCGATCTACGTATTCGTCGATGGAATGCTTCTCTCCGAGGACAGCGATGTGCTGCAGGCCGGATTCTCGTCGAGCAAGCTGCCACGGGGCGTCAAGCTGCAACTCTGGTTGGTACAGGCCAAGCGGGAGACCTCATTCACCGAGACGGCCATCGACAAGGCTGCAGCTGCGCTCGCGCGGTTACTGAGCCTCGCAGAGAACGAAGATGATCTCCTCAAGCTCTACTCCTCAGGCACCGTCTCGCGGACCGGATTCTTCCGAAAGGCTCTCCGGGCCCTAGCCACGCGGCATCCCCAGGTGGAAATCCATTTCGTCTATGCGACCCGTGGTCGGGCCAACGGCCAAAACTCGATCAACACCAAGGTCGAGATCAAAGCGCGCGACCTGGAGACCCAACTCGCTAGCGTCATATCCGGCGCGAAGGGCCACGTCGAGTTCCTCGGGGCGGCCGAGCTATGGCGACGGGCGAACACCGTCGCGTCATACACGACCGAGCTGACCTACCAGGAAAACGCGACCAGCGGCAACAGCCACGTCGCTCTGGTGAAGCTCCGCGATTACATGATCTTCCTTAAGGACGAGGACGGTCAACTCCGGCGGCACATCTTCGACTGGAACGTCCGGGACTATCAAGGCGACGTTGAGGTAAACCGAGAAATCCGGGCCTCGCTGGAAGACCCCGAAGGCCCCGAATTTTGGTGGCTCAACAACGGAGTGACTATCGTCTGCTCCAAGGCAACCGCAGTCGGCAAGACCTATTCTCTAGACGATGTCCAGGTAGTCAATGGGCTGCAGTCCTCGCACACCATCTTCAATTTCTTGCGTACCGCATCTGAAAGCCATCCTGCCCTCGACCGCTCAGTGCTAGTCCGCATCCTGGTGACGGGCGACGACCTGGCTACCCGGGATCTCGTCATCCGCGCCACCAACCGCCAAACGTCGGTTCCGGCCGCCTCGCTGCGGGCCACCGACAACATCCAGCGCGACATTGAGGCGTACTTCCTCGGACACGACTGGTACTACGACCGCCGGAAGAATTTCTACCGCAACAGCGGCCGCAGCGCCGAACGGATCGTGAGCATCTCCCTGCTTGCGCAGGCTGTTATGGCTATGGGGCTGAGCCGCCCCGACAACTCCCGTGCCCGACCTTCTAGCCTGCTGAAGCGTGACGAAGAGTACAAGCGGATATTCTCCAAGGACATCCCGGTGGAGATCTATCTCTGGGTCGCCCAGGCTCAAAAGGAGATCGACGCCTTCCTGGCGTCGGAGACTGCCGGCGTCAGCGTGCCTGAGCGCAATAACTACCGCTTCCATTTGGCAATGGTTGCAACGGCGAAGCTCGTGGGCCAGCCCGTACGGTCTCCGAAGCAGCTCAGCCGCTTGGCCTCGGCTGGCACCCCGCTGGCAGACGCGGACCTACCGGCGACCTTGGCCTTCCTTCGCGGCGAGTTTGCTGTACACGAACGCCGCACGGGGAACTCGCTCGACAAGATCGCCAAGGGGCCTGACTTCGTCGAGCACCTGCTGGGGATATCGCACGACCGAACCACCAAGGGGCCTGACTTCGTGGAGCGCCTGCTCAAGCGTTTCTCGTAG
- a CDS encoding SigE family RNA polymerase sigma factor, with translation MSRHEDDEQFRLFVQRQWGPLLRTAYLLTGDRGTAEDLAQSALEKTHRRWGRVLRRDAPEVYVRRVMVNTAISWRRRRRPLEVPLLTSDSAQTPDAYAQVEERQLLLTALRRLPPRTQAVLVLRYFEDLSEADTAKVLGCSIGSVKSQASRGLARLRVEFAPPAPQTPVRLEEELA, from the coding sequence GTGAGTCGGCACGAGGACGACGAACAGTTTCGGCTGTTCGTACAACGACAGTGGGGGCCGTTGCTCCGAACGGCCTACCTGCTGACCGGCGACCGGGGGACAGCTGAGGACCTGGCGCAGTCGGCGTTGGAGAAGACCCATCGGCGCTGGGGGCGGGTACTGCGGAGGGACGCACCCGAGGTCTACGTACGCCGGGTGATGGTGAACACCGCGATCTCCTGGCGGCGTCGGCGGCGGCCGCTGGAGGTGCCGCTGCTGACCTCCGACAGCGCGCAGACGCCGGACGCGTACGCGCAGGTGGAGGAGCGGCAACTGCTCCTCACCGCGCTGCGGCGGTTGCCACCCAGGACCCAGGCGGTTCTGGTGCTGCGCTACTTCGAGGATCTCAGCGAGGCGGACACCGCCAAGGTTCTCGGCTGCTCCATCGGCTCGGTGAAGAGCCAGGCGTCGCGCGGGCTGGCCCGGCTGCGGGTCGAGTTCGCCCCACCCGCCCCTCAGACCCCGGTACGGCTCGAGGAGGAACTGGCATGA
- a CDS encoding YbhB/YbcL family Raf kinase inhibitor-like protein, giving the protein MTLERPIAPDPYELLPTVPSFTLTSDDVQNGEPMDARHAHGSTGGENVSPQLTWSDFPAETKSFTVTCYDPDAPTGSGFWHWVLVNVPVGVTQLPSGAGGAAGSDLGGAFSVRNDYGEQGYGGTAPPPGDRPHRYVFAVHALDVDRLDLTPDASPAYVGFNLTFHTLARAVIRPTYQIKE; this is encoded by the coding sequence ATGACCCTCGAACGACCGATCGCCCCGGACCCGTACGAGCTGCTGCCGACCGTGCCCTCGTTCACTCTGACGAGTGACGACGTGCAGAACGGCGAGCCGATGGACGCCCGGCACGCCCACGGCAGCACCGGTGGTGAGAACGTCTCCCCGCAGCTGACCTGGTCGGACTTCCCCGCCGAGACCAAGAGCTTCACCGTGACCTGCTACGACCCCGACGCCCCGACCGGCAGCGGCTTCTGGCACTGGGTGCTGGTGAACGTCCCGGTCGGCGTCACGCAGCTGCCCAGCGGCGCGGGCGGCGCGGCGGGCTCCGACCTCGGCGGTGCCTTCTCGGTCCGCAACGACTACGGCGAGCAGGGGTACGGCGGGACGGCGCCGCCGCCCGGTGACCGCCCGCACCGCTACGTCTTCGCGGTGCACGCCCTGGACGTCGACCGCCTGGACCTCACCCCGGACGCGAGCCCGGCGTACGTCGGCTTCAACCTGACCTTCCACACCCTGGCGCGAGCGGTGATCCGCCCGACGTACCAGATCAAGGAGTAA
- a CDS encoding peptide deformylase yields the protein MTTSPLERAADSFAAELARHRAGRGLSKKQLAILMGFDPSYVSHVEGRRHRPTEDFARRAEAVLEASGAIWQRFREYDDLRHARSGHPHREPPLPGQWLPPGTGLVVERELATLTHADDAYRCVIHRELYNAGTEPVTRYLVRVAVDRYPNDPGRSNRHHREHPLTFAELQLQARRDDGGGDPEPMHWRAKHDRDAFKEIWLLFENGDRRFPLYPGDRAIIEYAYSVGHEKWGPWFQRAVRLPTRHLAVRLDLPAALDPQVWGVETSLSAEEGPLRTAPQRHDEGDRAIYDWQTDAPPLNARYRMQWRFRARPDTDPDAGTGAARVRPSDRMRGIGIVQRGADLLRQRVRQFDLPGEEQVARDVVDRLTMALSRLDDLHPFSKGVGIAAPQLGIGRAAAVVRPPDRSAEPVVLLNPRVVDADPETDEQYEGCLSFFDHRGLVPRPLRLDVEHAQWDGSRIITSFEFGMARLVAHEIDHLEGRLYVDRMAPGVPLVPVEEYRETGQPWRY from the coding sequence ATGACGACGTCACCCCTCGAACGGGCTGCCGACTCCTTCGCGGCCGAGCTTGCCCGCCACCGTGCCGGGCGGGGCCTGTCCAAGAAGCAACTGGCCATCCTGATGGGGTTCGACCCGTCCTACGTCAGCCACGTCGAGGGGCGGCGACACCGCCCGACCGAGGACTTCGCCCGCCGCGCCGAGGCCGTTCTGGAGGCCAGCGGCGCGATCTGGCAGCGCTTCCGGGAGTACGACGACCTCCGGCACGCCCGCTCCGGCCATCCGCACCGCGAACCCCCGCTGCCCGGCCAGTGGCTGCCCCCCGGCACCGGCCTCGTCGTGGAACGGGAACTGGCCACCCTCACCCATGCCGACGACGCGTACCGGTGCGTCATCCACCGCGAGCTCTACAACGCCGGCACCGAACCCGTCACCCGCTACCTCGTCCGCGTCGCCGTGGACCGCTACCCGAACGACCCCGGCCGCTCCAACCGGCACCACCGGGAACACCCGCTCACCTTCGCCGAGCTGCAGTTACAGGCCCGCCGCGACGACGGCGGCGGCGACCCGGAGCCGATGCACTGGCGGGCAAAACACGACCGGGACGCGTTCAAGGAGATCTGGCTGCTCTTCGAGAACGGTGACAGGCGTTTCCCGCTCTACCCCGGCGACCGGGCCATCATCGAGTACGCGTACAGCGTCGGGCACGAGAAGTGGGGCCCCTGGTTCCAGCGTGCCGTCCGGCTGCCCACCCGGCACCTCGCCGTACGCCTGGACCTGCCGGCGGCCCTCGACCCGCAGGTCTGGGGCGTGGAAACCTCGCTCTCCGCGGAGGAGGGCCCGCTGCGGACGGCGCCGCAGCGCCACGACGAGGGCGACCGGGCGATCTACGACTGGCAGACCGACGCCCCGCCGCTCAACGCCCGCTACCGGATGCAGTGGCGCTTCCGTGCTCGACCGGACACCGACCCGGACGCCGGCACCGGCGCCGCCCGGGTCCGCCCCAGCGACCGGATGCGCGGGATCGGCATCGTCCAGCGCGGCGCCGACCTCCTCCGTCAGCGGGTCCGGCAGTTCGACCTGCCCGGCGAGGAACAGGTGGCCCGGGACGTCGTGGACCGGCTCACCATGGCGCTGTCCCGGCTCGACGATCTGCACCCGTTCAGCAAGGGAGTGGGAATCGCCGCACCGCAGCTCGGCATCGGCCGTGCCGCCGCCGTGGTCCGACCCCCCGACCGGTCGGCGGAACCGGTCGTCCTGCTCAACCCCCGGGTGGTCGACGCCGACCCGGAGACCGACGAGCAGTACGAGGGGTGCCTCTCCTTCTTCGACCACCGGGGTCTGGTGCCCCGACCGCTGCGACTCGACGTGGAACACGCCCAGTGGGACGGCAGCCGGATCATCACCTCGTTCGAGTTCGGCATGGCCCGGCTCGTCGCGCACGAGATCGACCACCTGGAGGGGCGGCTCTACGTCGACCGGATGGCGCCCGGCGTGCCGCTGGTGCCGGTGGAGGAATACCGGGAGACGGGGCAACCCTGGCGCTACTGA
- a CDS encoding class I SAM-dependent methyltransferase produces the protein MAEITGDQRVQSEVLEGLATAVNHRRWFVELAVPYLGDDPIEIGSGLGDYALEWSQRLPRFTATEADPDRLVQLKERLAEQPGIDVRQMLLPHNDRGDYSAAVSYNVLEHIEDHVGALRSMRDLVRPGGAVIIIVPAFQFAMSPADIATGHVRRYTKKTLGTAMTEAGLTVEKIHYANALGLIGYFMATKVFRLMPKEGPMVKVYDTVVLPATKAAEQVVRPPFGQSVFAVARVPA, from the coding sequence ATGGCAGAAATCACTGGGGATCAGCGCGTCCAGTCCGAGGTTCTGGAGGGCCTGGCGACGGCCGTCAACCACCGCCGCTGGTTCGTCGAGCTGGCGGTGCCGTACCTCGGTGACGACCCCATCGAGATCGGCAGCGGCCTCGGTGACTACGCGCTGGAATGGTCACAGCGGCTGCCCCGGTTCACCGCCACGGAGGCCGACCCCGACCGGCTTGTGCAGCTCAAGGAGCGCCTCGCCGAGCAGCCGGGCATCGACGTCCGACAGATGCTGCTGCCGCACAACGACCGGGGGGACTACAGCGCCGCCGTGTCGTACAACGTCCTGGAGCACATCGAGGACCACGTGGGCGCGCTGCGCAGCATGCGCGACCTGGTCCGCCCCGGCGGCGCGGTGATCATCATCGTGCCGGCGTTCCAGTTCGCGATGAGCCCGGCGGACATCGCCACCGGCCACGTCCGCCGGTACACGAAGAAGACGCTCGGTACCGCGATGACCGAGGCCGGCCTCACGGTGGAAAAGATCCACTACGCGAACGCGCTCGGGTTGATCGGCTACTTCATGGCCACCAAGGTCTTCCGGCTGATGCCGAAGGAGGGGCCGATGGTCAAGGTGTACGACACAGTCGTCCTCCCCGCCACGAAGGCCGCCGAGCAGGTCGTCCGACCGCCGTTCGGCCAGTCCGTCTTCGCGGTGGCCCGCGTCCCCGCCTGA
- a CDS encoding IucA/IucC family C-terminal-domain containing protein, whose protein sequence is MPRRDVTATPLAPVTAALRAMFGTDDLPGLARGLLVDDEFGWAPATTLIDGTRLPELLRAASVRWGGTPHACAALAWKSYSYWTALPVVLGWASARRVPLLDPSDVLIHFEDHRPLLTLGLRRGTTVAVLPSDPLALSGLPEVRVVAGEAELLAELRASLLDAHLAPLIAAIQAEVRVGTRTLLGSVASGIAHGILRATDALPGSTVESIDTVLGALDLADLIELVPGPTGEPSVQRRTCCLAFTLPSPKVCQGCCVR, encoded by the coding sequence ATGCCGAGGCGGGACGTGACCGCCACGCCGCTCGCCCCCGTCACCGCGGCGCTGCGGGCCATGTTCGGCACCGACGACCTTCCCGGTCTCGCCCGGGGCCTGCTTGTCGACGACGAGTTCGGCTGGGCGCCCGCCACCACCCTGATCGACGGCACCCGCCTGCCGGAGCTGCTGCGCGCGGCAAGCGTCCGCTGGGGTGGCACCCCGCACGCCTGCGCCGCGCTGGCCTGGAAGTCGTACAGCTACTGGACGGCGCTGCCGGTCGTGCTCGGCTGGGCCTCGGCCCGCCGGGTGCCGCTGCTCGACCCCTCCGACGTGCTGATCCACTTCGAGGACCACAGGCCCCTGCTCACGCTGGGCCTGCGCCGTGGCACCACCGTGGCGGTGCTGCCGAGCGACCCGCTGGCGCTCTCCGGCCTGCCGGAGGTGCGCGTGGTCGCCGGCGAAGCGGAGCTGCTGGCCGAGCTGCGTGCCTCCCTGCTCGACGCCCACCTGGCACCGCTGATCGCGGCGATCCAGGCGGAGGTGCGGGTCGGCACCCGTACGCTGCTCGGCTCGGTCGCCTCCGGCATCGCGCACGGCATCCTGCGGGCCACGGACGCGCTGCCCGGCTCGACGGTGGAGAGCATCGACACCGTGCTCGGCGCGCTCGACCTGGCGGACCTGATCGAGCTGGTGCCCGGTCCGACCGGTGAGCCGAGCGTGCAGCGGCGCACCTGCTGCCTGGCCTTCACGCTGCCCAGCCCGAAGGTCTGCCAGGGCTGCTGCGTCCGCTAG
- a CDS encoding AfsR/SARP family transcriptional regulator, giving the protein MDPAQGTPAMRYRLLGPVEVRSPGGAPLALGTPMRVRLLATLMARPGTPWSIDQLVDELWQGRPPKTAAGNVKTYIWALRRVLHSAGGPDPAIRAGTTGYRLVLGAQALDSAAFDDLTQRGYDALRQDRCSDALRAFEAALTLWRGEPFAGLPGCGVLLSVRTRLQEQRASLLEEVADLQLRIGRHNELIEPLRTQIDGDPLRERPWGQLMVALARAGRRADALTTYRKLHRLLADEVGVEPGPDLQHLHTRILRADHELLTSGTPPAEKPTPRVVPRQLPALPTLFTGRSRELAHLTTLLLGDAGPAGTVVVTGTGGVGKTWLALRWAHDNLRHFPDGQLHVDLGGFGSSAQEASPSAVVVRSFLPALGVKPLEIPAEPAAQFALFRSLTADRELLVLLDNARDAEQVRPLLPGSARCAVLVTSRHTLPGLVAADGAHPVALDLPSTAEARQLLVRRLGTQRAATQPAAVDELISRTARLPLALSIVAARAAARPTFPLQAIADDLAASRGGLAALVTDDAATDLRTVLSWSYRLLSPAAARLFRQLSLHPAADISAAAAASLAGVPPRLIRPALDELTRANLLAEQSPDRFHCHDLLRAYGAELTDAHDSAADREATRKRVLDHYLRVARDAARLVDAGWQPVDPLPVSPDAFSLAFADHRAALAWFGSEQRVLLATVDDAAAHGFDGHAGQLAQALSPLLSRLSQWHDLAAVQATAVTVAQRRDHPLVEALAHRDLALAHIQLRRFRAAHHHLRRSMTRYDQVGDRPGQASAHLHLAWLFDTEGDPRSALPHARQALTLASSIDDRRGMAAALNGLGWGHARLDEYERAIAYCERALVLYEEAEDRLGTAHTWDSLGLAHHGRGAHPTAADCYRRALALYAEVEDPCGRADTLVRLGDTHQAVGEHDTSVDLWRQALAILDRIGHPQAVVLSERLAAYR; this is encoded by the coding sequence ATGGACCCTGCGCAAGGGACTCCGGCGATGCGGTACCGCCTCCTCGGGCCGGTGGAGGTGCGGTCACCAGGCGGGGCGCCGCTGGCCCTTGGCACGCCGATGCGGGTGCGCCTGCTGGCCACCCTGATGGCGCGGCCGGGCACCCCATGGTCCATCGACCAGCTCGTCGACGAGCTGTGGCAGGGACGCCCGCCGAAGACGGCGGCCGGCAACGTGAAGACCTACATCTGGGCCCTGCGCCGGGTGTTGCACTCCGCAGGCGGCCCCGACCCGGCCATCCGCGCCGGGACCACCGGCTACCGTCTCGTCCTCGGCGCACAGGCATTGGACAGCGCTGCCTTCGACGACCTCACCCAGCGGGGGTACGACGCGCTGCGCCAGGACCGCTGCTCCGATGCCCTGCGGGCGTTCGAGGCGGCGCTGACGCTGTGGCGTGGGGAGCCTTTCGCGGGCCTGCCCGGCTGCGGGGTGCTGCTCTCCGTCCGGACGCGGCTCCAGGAGCAGCGGGCGAGTCTGCTGGAGGAGGTCGCCGACCTCCAGCTGCGGATCGGACGGCACAACGAGCTGATCGAGCCGCTCCGGACGCAGATCGACGGGGACCCACTCCGCGAACGTCCGTGGGGGCAGCTCATGGTGGCCCTGGCCCGGGCCGGCCGGCGCGCCGACGCGCTGACGACGTACCGCAAGCTCCATCGGCTGCTCGCCGACGAGGTGGGGGTCGAGCCCGGTCCCGATCTCCAACACCTGCACACCCGCATCCTGCGGGCCGACCACGAGCTGTTGACGTCCGGGACGCCGCCGGCGGAGAAACCCACGCCGCGGGTCGTCCCCCGACAGTTGCCTGCCCTGCCGACGCTGTTCACCGGCCGGAGCCGCGAGCTGGCTCACCTCACGACGCTGCTGCTCGGCGACGCGGGGCCGGCCGGCACGGTGGTCGTCACCGGCACCGGCGGCGTCGGGAAGACCTGGCTGGCTCTGCGCTGGGCGCACGACAACCTGCGCCACTTCCCCGACGGGCAACTCCACGTCGACCTGGGCGGTTTCGGCAGCTCGGCGCAGGAGGCGTCACCGTCGGCAGTAGTCGTCCGCTCATTCCTGCCCGCCCTGGGCGTCAAGCCACTGGAGATCCCCGCCGAACCGGCGGCCCAGTTCGCCCTGTTCCGCAGCCTGACCGCTGACCGGGAGCTGCTCGTCCTGCTCGACAACGCGCGCGACGCCGAACAGGTGCGGCCGCTGCTTCCCGGGTCGGCCCGCTGTGCCGTGCTCGTGACGAGTCGCCACACACTGCCCGGGCTGGTCGCCGCCGACGGCGCGCATCCGGTCGCACTCGACCTGCCCAGCACGGCCGAAGCACGCCAACTGCTCGTACGCCGGTTGGGTACGCAGCGGGCCGCCACCCAGCCTGCGGCGGTGGACGAGCTGATCAGCCGTACCGCACGGTTGCCCCTCGCCCTGTCCATCGTGGCCGCGCGCGCCGCAGCCCGGCCCACGTTTCCGCTCCAGGCCATCGCGGACGACCTGGCGGCGAGTCGGGGCGGGCTCGCCGCCCTGGTCACCGACGACGCCGCCACCGACCTCCGTACCGTGCTCTCCTGGTCGTACCGCCTGCTCAGTCCGGCCGCGGCCCGGCTGTTCCGGCAGCTCAGCCTGCACCCGGCGGCGGACATCAGCGCGGCGGCGGCGGCCAGCCTCGCGGGCGTACCGCCACGCCTGATCCGGCCGGCGCTCGACGAGTTGACCCGGGCGAACCTGCTGGCCGAGCAGTCGCCTGATCGCTTCCACTGTCACGATCTCCTCCGCGCCTACGGTGCGGAGTTGACCGACGCCCACGACTCGGCGGCCGACCGTGAAGCCACCCGGAAACGCGTGCTCGACCACTACCTGCGTGTCGCGCGTGACGCGGCGAGGCTTGTCGACGCCGGTTGGCAGCCGGTTGATCCGCTGCCCGTTTCCCCCGACGCGTTCTCCCTGGCGTTCGCCGATCACCGGGCCGCGCTGGCCTGGTTCGGCAGCGAACAGCGGGTACTGCTGGCCACCGTCGACGACGCGGCCGCCCACGGCTTCGACGGGCACGCCGGGCAGCTCGCCCAGGCCCTCAGCCCCCTGCTCAGCCGGCTCTCGCAGTGGCACGACCTGGCCGCCGTACAGGCCACCGCGGTCACTGTCGCGCAACGCCGCGATCATCCACTGGTCGAGGCGCTGGCGCACCGGGACCTCGCGTTGGCACACATCCAACTCCGCCGGTTCCGTGCGGCCCACCATCACCTTCGGCGCTCCATGACGCGGTACGACCAGGTCGGCGACCGCCCGGGCCAGGCCAGCGCACATCTGCACCTCGCCTGGCTGTTCGACACCGAGGGCGACCCCCGCTCGGCCCTGCCACACGCCAGGCAGGCGCTGACGCTTGCCAGCAGCATCGACGACCGGCGCGGCATGGCGGCGGCGCTCAACGGGCTCGGCTGGGGCCATGCTCGACTGGACGAGTACGAACGCGCCATCGCCTACTGTGAGCGGGCGCTCGTGCTCTACGAGGAGGCCGAGGATCGGCTGGGCACGGCCCACACCTGGGACAGTCTCGGCCTCGCCCACCACGGCCGCGGGGCGCATCCGACCGCGGCCGACTGTTACCGGCGCGCTCTCGCGCTCTATGCCGAGGTCGAGGATCCGTGCGGGAGGGCGGACACGCTCGTCCGCCTCGGCGACACCCATCAGGCGGTGGGCGAGCACGACACCTCGGTCGACCTGTGGCGACAGGCGTTGGCGATCCTCGATCGGATCGGTCATCCGCAGGCCGTGGTGCTGTCCGAGCGGCTGGCGGCGTACCGCTGA
- a CDS encoding globin domain-containing protein, with amino-acid sequence MDNVARLLKESWTLVEEDRERLSGHFYARLFLLDPALRQLFPVQMTGQGDRLLEAIITAIHTLDDPESFDEFLRGLGRDHRKYQVADKHYATVGVALLDALRSIAGDGWNLEYDQAWRDAYAAIAAKMMAGATDDDNPPFWHAEVLTHERHGPDIAVLTCRALQHPLPWRAGQYVSLELPRFHPRVWRNYSVANVPNDDNVLEFHVRSPGAGWVSGALVRRVRPGHLLRLAAPMGSMTLDRSSERDILCVAGGVGLAPVKALVEELASYNRTRWVHVFYGARHATDLYGLAGLRELVGAHPWLSVTAACSDDPDFDGELGDIPDVVARYGPWTTHDCYVSGSAQMVRSTLRVLAADEVPPPNIRYDTFGDI; translated from the coding sequence GTGGACAACGTCGCACGGTTGCTGAAGGAGAGCTGGACCCTGGTCGAGGAGGACCGGGAGCGGCTGAGTGGTCACTTCTACGCTCGGCTGTTCCTGCTCGACCCCGCCCTGCGGCAGCTCTTTCCGGTGCAGATGACCGGCCAGGGTGATCGCCTGCTGGAAGCGATCATCACGGCGATCCACACCCTGGACGACCCGGAGAGCTTCGACGAGTTCCTCCGGGGGCTGGGCCGAGATCACCGCAAGTACCAGGTGGCCGACAAGCACTACGCGACGGTGGGGGTGGCCCTGCTGGACGCGTTGCGCAGCATCGCCGGCGATGGTTGGAACCTGGAGTACGACCAGGCGTGGCGGGACGCGTACGCGGCGATCGCGGCGAAGATGATGGCCGGGGCGACCGATGACGACAACCCGCCGTTCTGGCACGCCGAGGTGCTGACCCACGAGCGGCACGGCCCGGACATCGCCGTGCTTACCTGCCGGGCCCTGCAACATCCGCTGCCGTGGCGTGCGGGCCAGTACGTCAGTCTGGAGCTGCCCCGCTTCCACCCGCGGGTGTGGCGGAACTACTCGGTGGCGAACGTCCCGAACGACGACAACGTGCTGGAGTTCCACGTACGCAGCCCCGGCGCGGGGTGGGTGTCCGGGGCGCTGGTCCGCCGGGTGCGACCCGGGCACCTGCTGCGCCTGGCGGCGCCGATGGGGTCGATGACCCTGGACCGGTCCTCCGAGCGGGACATCCTCTGCGTGGCCGGCGGCGTCGGGCTGGCACCGGTCAAGGCGCTGGTGGAGGAGTTGGCCAGCTACAACCGGACGCGATGGGTGCACGTCTTCTACGGCGCCCGGCACGCGACGGACCTGTACGGGCTGGCCGGCCTGCGGGAGCTGGTGGGCGCACACCCGTGGTTGTCGGTCACCGCGGCGTGCAGCGACGACCCCGACTTCGACGGCGAGTTGGGCGACATCCCGGACGTGGTGGCCCGGTACGGCCCGTGGACGACGCACGACTGCTACGTCTCCGGGTCGGCGCAGATGGTCCGGTCGACGCTGCGGGTGCTCGCCGCGGACGAGGTGCCCCCGCCGAACATCCGCTACGACACGTTCGGCGACATCTAG
- a CDS encoding CPBP family intramembrane glutamic endopeptidase — protein MTVELTRQVSRRLLGTETLLVLGLSLGQSAVYAVVSIIAKLTAEGPLSKQTASLNTSASARPWLDLTYQLLGIVFALLPVLLAVHLLSRDPGDPARTLGLDARRPGQDLARGAGLAALIGLPGLALFWAAAQLGINATLVPAALPSVWWAVPVLILSAVQNAVLEEVIVVGYLVTRLRQLQWRLAAIIAASALLRGSYHLYQGFGAFVGNAIMGVVFSLFYLRTRRVLPLVIAHTVLDVVAFVGYALLPRDWFTWL, from the coding sequence GTGACCGTTGAGCTGACCCGCCAGGTGTCCCGCCGGCTGCTGGGGACCGAGACGTTGCTGGTTCTCGGCCTCTCCCTCGGCCAGTCCGCGGTCTACGCGGTGGTCTCGATCATCGCGAAGCTGACCGCCGAGGGCCCGCTCTCCAAGCAGACCGCCTCGCTCAACACCTCCGCGTCGGCCCGCCCCTGGCTGGACCTGACGTACCAGCTCCTCGGCATCGTCTTCGCGCTGCTACCCGTGCTGCTCGCCGTACACCTGCTCAGCCGCGACCCCGGCGACCCGGCGCGGACCCTCGGCCTGGACGCGCGGCGACCCGGTCAGGACCTGGCCCGGGGTGCCGGCCTGGCCGCGCTCATCGGCCTGCCCGGCCTGGCGCTGTTCTGGGCGGCGGCGCAGCTCGGCATCAACGCCACGCTCGTGCCGGCCGCACTGCCGTCGGTCTGGTGGGCGGTTCCGGTGCTGATCCTCTCCGCCGTGCAGAACGCCGTGCTGGAGGAGGTGATCGTGGTCGGCTACCTGGTCACCCGGCTGCGCCAGCTCCAGTGGCGGCTCGCCGCGATCATCGCGGCCAGCGCGCTGCTCCGCGGGAGCTACCACCTCTACCAGGGCTTCGGCGCGTTCGTCGGCAACGCGATCATGGGCGTCGTGTTCAGCCTCTTCTACCTGCGGACCCGGCGGGTGCTGCCGCTGGTCATCGCGCACACAGTGCTCGACGTGGTCGCCTTCGTCGGCTACGCGCTGCTGCCCCGCGACTGGTTCACCTGGCTCTGA